TGACCGTCAGCCAGGTATTAGGTTGCGGATTGCAGAAGGGACGCAAGGAAATTTACCGGGGGCAGGAGTATAGCATCAACATATTGCCCAAAGTCAAAGTGGAGATGGTCCTCCACGATGACGACGTTGACAAGGTAGTCGACATAGTAATTAAAGCTGCCCGGACCGGTGAGATAGGAGACGGAAAAATCTTTATTTACCCGGTTTCCGAGGCCATCCGTATACGCACGGGTGAAAAAGGACACGACGCAATCTAAAAATAACCGTGGCGGTAAAATAACCGATGAAGACTTTTAAGATCTATACCTGACTTGCAGTAACCCGGCAAAAGCCGGGTTTTTTATTCCAACCGGAAATTCTTTGAAGGAAAGAAGGAATTTAAAGTCGAATTATATAAATAGGTAATAGATATGCCTGTATAACCTGTACAAAAGGAAGGGTTTTGATAATGGAGAAGATTCAACTTTATTTTCGTGAAACGCGGCCACAGTTTTTGATCCTGACTTTAGTCTGCGTTATTGTCGGTGTTGCTGCGGCCTATTGGAAGGCGAGCGGCATCAATGTTTTCCACCTGGTCATCATTTTAATAGGCGCCCTTTCAGCTCACGCTTCGGTAAACATATTAAATGATTATTTAGATTATAAAAGCGGGCTTGATAAGTGCACTCTAAAAACACCTTTCAGCGGGGGCAGCGGCATCCTGCCGGGAAAACAAATGACACCTTCGGCCGCTCTTGTTTTCGGTATTTTAACCTTTGCTTTAACGGCGCTGATTGGAGTATATTTTTTAGTTATCTGTGGGTGGCCTTTAATGCTGGTTGGCCTGCCCGGATTAATCCTGATTGCGTTTTACACCCAGTTTATAACACGGCATCCTCTGTTATGCTTGCTTGCTCCCGGAATAGGGTTCGGTCCCTGCATGGTTATGGGAACTTACTATGTCCTACAGGGTTCTTATGACTGGACTTCGGTGGCCGCTTCTTTGGTTCCCTGCTTTTTGGTCAGCAACCTGTTGCTTCTTAACCAATATCCTGACGCCGAAGTGGACCGCCTGGTCGGCCGGCGCCATTTCCCCATTCTAATAGGCAGGACAAAGAGCACATATATTTATACATCATTTGTTATCGCCATGTACATCTGCGTTTTCGCAGCCGTCTATATGCGCTTACTGCCGCCGCTGGCCTTAATTTCTGTCTTCCCATTTTTCATTGTGGTCAAGATTATCAAGGGTTTGCTTAAAGACAGCGATCAAATCATGAATATAATTCCCCTCATGGGTCAGAACGTTATCTTTATCCTGTTAACCCCGCTTTTGATGGCTGTTGGGCTATTCTTTTCACATACTTTTTAAAGGCTAGCTTTTATAAAGTAAAATAAAAGGACTGTCCGGAAGACATTTCATTCCGCAGCAGTCCTTTTTTTACTTTAACCAAGTTAAGCGCTGGTATTCGTGTTGAGCAGGAGTACGGTATCATTTCGGCCAATGGGTTTACTGATATCATAATGGCCGGCCAGTGTTTCAGCTTGTTTCCCGTCAATAAGAATTTGTACTTTTTCTATTTCCGGAAATTTGATCAGTGTGTTTGCTATGGAAGCCAGAATTAACGCTTCTCCCTTGCCGCCGACAGATAACCTTGTAATTTCACTGGAGAAATCAGGATAAGCTATAAAATCTTTTACCTTCACGCTGTTTACTTTAGTATCCTCTGGAATAAGGCTTTCAAGAGATTTGTCCGACGGTCCTTTAATTAACTCTTCCATGGCCAGTTTGGGCATATCGGGCTGACGGCGCACTGTGCGTAGTTCAGGAACAAGATAAAAATCCGTGTATGTCTCTTTTACATAATAGAGGGTAATCTGTTCGTTCTCCGATTGTTCCTTTGCCGTTTTCAACTGCTGCTCAAGATCGGAGACTTTTTTTTGCAGGGCTTGATTTTTTGAAGAAAGCTCTTTTGTATCGGGCGCGCAGCCAAAAACAGATAATAGTATAATCAGCGGCAGCAAAATTAAAATAATTTTTTTCATTAATCTCACCTTTCATGAGTAGTTTTTCCCTGTGCAAAGCATTTATGCCATATATGATTTATAACAGATAGACAATTAAATTTTAAGCCCCTTTGAAAAAATATTTTAGAAAACCTGCCTATAAGGCTGACTAATTCAGAACTGGCCCCATATATATAGATAAACGCGAATATAATAAAATATTAAAACTATCAGAAATAACTATTGACAAACTAAAAAGATAATCATATAATAAAAATATCCGGGAAAGAGCGAAAGCAAAAGTACCGGAATTACCCAGGAGTAACCC
The Desulfotomaculum sp. genome window above contains:
- a CDS encoding transcriptional regulator, with amino-acid sequence MTKIECILRPGKLEDVKDALGRFGIKGMTVSQVLGCGLQKGRKEIYRGQEYSINILPKVKVEMVLHDDDVDKVVDIVIKAARTGEIGDGKIFIYPVSEAIRIRTGEKGHDAI
- a CDS encoding prenyltransferase, whose amino-acid sequence is MEKIQLYFRETRPQFLILTLVCVIVGVAAAYWKASGINVFHLVIILIGALSAHASVNILNDYLDYKSGLDKCTLKTPFSGGSGILPGKQMTPSAALVFGILTFALTALIGVYFLVICGWPLMLVGLPGLILIAFYTQFITRHPLLCLLAPGIGFGPCMVMGTYYVLQGSYDWTSVAASLVPCFLVSNLLLLNQYPDAEVDRLVGRRHFPILIGRTKSTYIYTSFVIAMYICVFAAVYMRLLPPLALISVFPFFIVVKIIKGLLKDSDQIMNIIPLMGQNVIFILLTPLLMAVGLFFSHTF